The following nucleotide sequence is from Bacteroidota bacterium.
CACTCACGGGGATAGCATTATGATACCTGAGGAAGTTTTTCAGATACCGGAAATTAGCATGGATCAAAAGGAAACGTTCATCCTGAATACGGTTAGCAGCAGTGTCCTCATCCTGGTCGAAAGCGATCAGCCTTCCATTATCGATATGCTTCAGGATGGCAGCAGAGTGACCGCCACCGCCGAAGGTGGCGTCAACATAAATGCCATTGGGGTCGGTGATAAGCCCATTTATGGCTTCCTCAAGTAATACTGCCTGGTGAAACATATTCCTTTATTCAATGTCAAGATCTCCCATGACTTCTTCAGCCAGGTCGGCAAATTCATCGGGATCGTAATCGATTGTCCGCTCATACTCTGCCTTGTCCCAAACCTCGATCTTGTTCACCACCGATGCCAGAACCACATCCTTGTCAATGCCCGCGTAAACCACCAGGTCTTTCGGAATAAGCAACCTTCCTGTTGAATCCAGCTCGGTTGACTTTACTCCCGACATGAACTTCCGGATGAAATCCACATTCTTCTTTTTGAACCTGCTAAGCTTATTTATGCGCTGGCTTTCCTGGTTCCACTCATCCATAGGATACAATTCGAGACACTTTCTGAAGATACTGCGCTTGATCACAAAGCCTTCTGCCGCAGACTCTTTCAGCTGGTTTTTGAACGCTACAGGAAACATTAACCTCCCTTTTGCAT
It contains:
- the mraZ gene encoding division/cell wall cluster transcriptional repressor MraZ codes for the protein MANIIGTYECKVDAKGRLMFPVAFKNQLKESAAEGFVIKRSIFRKCLELYPMDEWNQESQRINKLSRFKKKNVDFIRKFMSGVKSTELDSTGRLLIPKDLVVYAGIDKDVVLASVVNKIEVWDKAEYERTIDYDPDEFADLAEEVMGDLDIE